A part of Melittangium boletus DSM 14713 genomic DNA contains:
- a CDS encoding DUF1109 family protein — translation MSPDCLRVLEYLEAPLPPELAAHRDTCAECQALLAGFSSLDGSLAAEPPPAVPPALERARTRALEELAAHPVARPWWHEALRLLGVSLGVIVLVALGSWYAGRLLNTAPPAVMLGLTVLVLLAMGAGTLVALSPTRRLGAAGVAVALGAAGVTAAMLLGGSGVKVHGFLEGCLGCVRTGVLVSALPVLLALNALRRLAFQTVRAMAAGLSAGAVGLVLVHLRCPEGGVAHLAVSHVGPWLLMGALVPWVRSQLRTRVHAP, via the coding sequence ATGAGCCCCGACTGCCTGCGCGTCCTGGAGTACCTGGAGGCCCCCCTTCCGCCGGAGCTCGCGGCCCACCGGGACACCTGCGCGGAGTGCCAGGCGCTCCTCGCGGGCTTCTCCTCCCTGGATGGCTCCCTCGCCGCCGAGCCTCCGCCCGCCGTCCCCCCCGCCCTGGAGCGGGCCCGGACTCGAGCCCTCGAGGAGCTGGCCGCCCATCCCGTGGCCCGCCCCTGGTGGCACGAGGCGCTGCGCCTGCTCGGCGTGAGCCTCGGGGTGATCGTGCTCGTCGCCCTGGGCTCCTGGTACGCGGGAAGGCTGCTCAACACCGCGCCCCCCGCGGTGATGCTCGGACTGACGGTGCTCGTGCTGCTGGCCATGGGCGCGGGCACCCTCGTGGCGCTCAGCCCCACCCGGAGACTCGGCGCGGCGGGCGTGGCCGTGGCCCTGGGCGCGGCCGGTGTGACCGCCGCCATGCTGCTGGGCGGCTCCGGGGTCAAGGTTCACGGCTTCCTCGAGGGGTGCCTCGGGTGTGTTCGGACGGGCGTGCTGGTGTCGGCCCTGCCCGTCCTCCTGGCCCTGAACGCGCTGCGGCGCCTCGCCTTCCAGACGGTCCGAGCGATGGCCGCGGGACTGTCCGCGGGCGCGGTGGGCCTCGTCCTCGTGCACCTCCGCTGTCCCGAGGGAGGCGTCGCCCACCTGGCGGTCTCCCATGTAGGACCCTGGCTCCTCATGGGAGCGCTGGTCCCCTGGGTGCGCTCCCAGCTGCGGACCCGGGTTCACGCTCCGTAA
- the pyk gene encoding pyruvate kinase, translating into MRRAKIVCTLGPASQSQEMLEALIEAGMDVARLNFSHGSHEQHAENIAKLRAASLKCRKAVGILGDLQGPKIRTGRFITGSTELKEGGEFHITTDETVKGTDEIVSTTYAHLAADVNPGDRILLDDGLLELKVLETDKKKLIRTKVIHGGTLKNNKGINLPGVAVRADALTPKDREDLVFGIKAGVDFIALSFVRQPADIDMARAAMAEIGHSVPIIAKLEKPEAIARLDAILDKTDGVMVARGDLGVEIPPEEVPSVQKDIIRRCNLRGLPVIVATQMLNSMIDNPRPTRAEASDVANAIFDSADAVMLSGETASGKFPIESVQMMDRIVLAAESTIRAQELSRPSSTPVGLPSHFPDVIAASACHAAKQSGASLIAAFTLSGVTARLLAHYRPSVPIVAFSPNQEVRRRLALLWGVVPRVLEPIQETEAMVRRVEEELVSRGLARKGDRVVIVYGAPVGQPGKINSLRLHIIGS; encoded by the coding sequence ATGCGACGCGCGAAGATTGTTTGCACCCTTGGTCCCGCCAGCCAGAGCCAGGAAATGCTCGAGGCGCTGATCGAAGCCGGTATGGATGTGGCCCGGCTCAACTTCTCCCACGGCAGCCACGAGCAGCACGCCGAGAACATCGCCAAGCTCCGGGCGGCCTCGCTCAAGTGCCGCAAGGCGGTGGGCATCCTCGGAGACCTCCAGGGTCCGAAGATTCGCACCGGCCGCTTCATCACCGGGAGCACGGAGCTCAAGGAGGGCGGTGAGTTCCACATCACCACCGATGAGACCGTGAAGGGCACGGATGAGATCGTCTCCACCACGTATGCCCACCTGGCGGCGGACGTGAACCCGGGCGACCGCATCCTCCTGGATGACGGCCTCTTGGAGCTCAAGGTCCTCGAGACGGACAAGAAGAAGCTCATCCGCACGAAGGTCATCCACGGCGGCACGCTCAAGAACAACAAGGGCATCAACCTGCCGGGCGTGGCGGTGCGCGCGGATGCGCTCACGCCCAAGGACCGCGAGGACCTGGTGTTCGGCATCAAGGCGGGCGTGGACTTCATCGCCCTGTCCTTCGTGCGTCAGCCCGCGGACATCGACATGGCGCGCGCGGCCATGGCGGAGATTGGCCACTCGGTGCCCATCATCGCCAAGCTGGAGAAGCCCGAGGCCATCGCCCGGCTGGACGCCATCCTGGACAAGACGGACGGCGTGATGGTGGCGCGCGGCGACCTGGGCGTGGAGATTCCCCCCGAGGAAGTGCCCAGCGTGCAGAAGGACATCATCCGCCGCTGCAACCTCCGGGGCCTGCCGGTCATCGTGGCCACGCAGATGCTCAACTCGATGATCGACAACCCGCGGCCCACGCGCGCCGAGGCGAGCGACGTGGCCAACGCCATCTTCGACTCGGCGGACGCGGTGATGCTCTCGGGCGAGACGGCGAGCGGCAAGTTCCCCATCGAGTCCGTGCAGATGATGGACCGCATCGTGCTGGCGGCCGAGTCCACCATCCGCGCCCAGGAGCTGTCGCGGCCCTCGAGCACGCCCGTGGGTCTGCCCTCGCACTTCCCGGACGTGATCGCCGCGAGCGCGTGCCACGCCGCCAAGCAGTCGGGGGCCTCGCTCATCGCGGCCTTCACGCTGTCGGGGGTGACGGCGCGGCTGCTGGCGCACTACCGGCCCTCGGTCCCCATCGTGGCGTTCAGCCCCAACCAGGAAGTGCGCCGCCGCCTGGCGCTCCTGTGGGGCGTGGTGCCGCGGGTGCTCGAGCCCATCCAGGAGACCGAGGCCATGGTGCGCCGGGTGGAAGAGGAACTGGTGTCCCGGGGCCTCGCGCGCAAGGGGGACCGCGTGGTCATCGTCTACGGCGCGCCCGTGGGTCAGCCCGGGAAGATCAACAGCCTGCGCCTGCACATCATCGGCAGCTGA
- a CDS encoding TPR end-of-group domain-containing protein, whose translation MLRFRLGDIPVEVRFSHLLFSALLSTLMVRDMPVLEPGVWPYVQLQDMSDPAYGRTALLVALGWMGLISSAVLVHELGHALMLRAFGYRPSVRLLWLGGHTQPMAPATLRWYQHALFTAGGPLAGFVLALVALGLWRFGVAPDAHAARFLLGWCFVINLFWTLFNLIPVPTLDGGTLLTTLATRFFGKAGFIGAQGAALVLCVALVAYGAQRAPVLGLLFGLYGLQALRLFLAAARGQLQVQPGIVPSPLAEELRQARRALEDGRLDEARERGKNLLEAKDATQELAARTHHLLGWVALKEGQGRTALDHFSQARRQPVETHALAAAFSLLGDEPRALALWELAWRETKHPTVLHEYAGSLIRAERVHNALKLPGVQPEAAFLCAGRTLFTRGAYSEAAAISEAGLAHAPAARLAYDAACAHARARHPHDAVRMLRRATELGFQDAPYAASDEDLATLHGHPEFETWLEALRKSPEP comes from the coding sequence ATGCTGCGCTTCCGCCTCGGAGACATCCCCGTCGAGGTCCGCTTTTCCCACCTGCTCTTCTCCGCGCTCCTGAGCACGTTGATGGTGCGGGACATGCCGGTGCTCGAGCCGGGAGTCTGGCCCTACGTCCAGCTCCAGGACATGAGCGATCCCGCGTATGGCCGCACCGCGCTGCTCGTGGCGCTCGGGTGGATGGGTCTCATCTCCAGCGCGGTGCTCGTCCATGAGCTGGGGCACGCGCTGATGCTCCGGGCCTTCGGCTACCGGCCGAGCGTCCGGCTGCTCTGGTTGGGTGGCCACACCCAGCCCATGGCCCCCGCCACCCTGCGCTGGTACCAGCACGCGCTGTTCACCGCGGGCGGACCCCTGGCCGGCTTCGTCCTGGCGCTCGTGGCCCTGGGGCTGTGGCGCTTCGGCGTGGCACCCGACGCCCATGCCGCCCGCTTCCTGCTCGGCTGGTGCTTCGTCATCAATCTCTTCTGGACGCTCTTCAACCTCATCCCCGTCCCCACCCTGGATGGGGGCACGCTGCTGACGACCCTCGCCACGCGCTTCTTCGGCAAGGCGGGCTTCATCGGCGCACAGGGCGCGGCGCTCGTGCTGTGCGTGGCGCTCGTGGCCTATGGCGCCCAGCGCGCGCCCGTGCTCGGACTGCTCTTCGGCCTCTATGGCCTGCAGGCCCTGCGGCTCTTCCTCGCCGCCGCGCGGGGCCAGTTGCAGGTGCAGCCGGGAATCGTCCCCTCGCCCCTCGCGGAGGAGCTGCGCCAGGCCCGCAGGGCATTGGAGGACGGGCGACTGGACGAGGCTCGCGAGCGGGGCAAGAACCTGCTGGAGGCCAAGGACGCCACCCAGGAACTCGCCGCGCGCACCCACCACCTGCTCGGATGGGTGGCCCTCAAGGAGGGCCAGGGACGCACCGCCCTGGACCACTTCTCCCAGGCCCGGCGCCAACCGGTGGAGACACACGCGCTGGCGGCCGCCTTCTCGCTCCTGGGCGACGAGCCCCGCGCGCTCGCCCTCTGGGAGCTGGCCTGGCGGGAGACGAAACACCCCACCGTGCTGCACGAGTACGCGGGCTCGCTCATCCGCGCCGAGCGCGTGCACAACGCGCTCAAGCTGCCCGGCGTGCAGCCCGAGGCGGCCTTCCTGTGCGCTGGCCGGACGCTCTTCACCCGGGGCGCCTACTCGGAGGCGGCGGCGATCTCCGAGGCGGGACTCGCGCACGCGCCAGCGGCCCGCCTGGCCTATGACGCCGCGTGTGCACATGCCCGGGCGCGTCATCCCCACGACGCGGTGCGCATGTTGCGGCGCGCCACCGAGCTGGGATTCCAGGACGCCCCCTACGCGGCGTCGGATGAGGATCTCGCCACGCTCCACGGGCATCCGGAATTCGAAACCTGGTTGGAAGCGCTGCGGAAATCTCCGGAGCCCTGA
- a CDS encoding glycoside hydrolase family 1 protein, which produces MSAHEKTFPPDFTFGVATSSYQVEGGIENDWAEWERAGRLKEPHARCGRAVDHWNRYEEDYGLALDVGATAFRMSLEWARIEPERGRIDGGALNAYRERLSRMKARGLRPVVTLHHFTHPSWFHRETPWHLPQSVDAFRAYARACAPLLAGLDALVISLNEPMVLLLGGYLQGLMPPGVTDGPKTMAALANMVRAHVAAREELLAVLGRVEIGISQNMLCFAPDRAWHPLDRALVRLGAQAYNHAFHEALVSGKLRVNMPGIGSAREDIPGARGSCDFIGMNYYTRAHLRFLPRAPFLSFQYRDPRGRGFTDIGWELWPEGFGQVLRELKRYGLPVWVTENGMDDRGGERRPAYIHDHLSQVLTARAEGVDVRGYLYWSLLDNFEWLEGWGPRFGLYHVDFDTLERRATPACHYYKEVATTRRLPPVIQPSAAR; this is translated from the coding sequence ATGAGTGCTCACGAGAAGACCTTTCCCCCCGACTTCACCTTCGGCGTCGCCACTTCCTCGTACCAGGTGGAGGGCGGCATCGAGAACGACTGGGCCGAGTGGGAGCGGGCCGGACGGCTGAAGGAGCCGCACGCGCGCTGCGGGCGCGCGGTGGACCACTGGAACCGCTACGAGGAGGACTACGGCCTGGCGCTGGACGTGGGCGCCACGGCCTTCCGCATGTCCCTGGAGTGGGCCCGCATCGAGCCGGAGCGCGGACGCATCGACGGCGGCGCGCTCAATGCCTACCGCGAGCGGCTCTCGCGGATGAAGGCCCGCGGCCTGCGCCCGGTGGTGACGCTCCACCACTTCACCCACCCCTCCTGGTTCCACCGCGAGACGCCCTGGCACCTGCCCCAGAGCGTGGACGCCTTCCGCGCGTACGCGCGCGCCTGCGCGCCTCTTCTCGCGGGGTTGGACGCACTCGTCATCTCGCTCAACGAGCCCATGGTGCTGCTGCTCGGCGGGTACCTGCAGGGCCTGATGCCGCCGGGCGTCACCGACGGGCCCAAGACGATGGCGGCGCTCGCCAACATGGTGCGCGCCCACGTGGCCGCGCGCGAGGAGCTGCTGGCGGTGCTCGGCCGGGTGGAGATCGGCATCTCCCAGAACATGCTCTGCTTCGCGCCCGACCGGGCCTGGCACCCCCTGGACCGGGCCCTCGTGCGGCTGGGCGCCCAGGCGTACAACCACGCCTTCCACGAGGCCCTGGTGTCCGGGAAGCTCCGGGTGAACATGCCCGGCATCGGCTCGGCGCGCGAGGACATCCCCGGCGCCCGGGGCTCCTGCGACTTCATCGGGATGAACTACTACACGCGCGCCCACCTGCGCTTCCTGCCGCGCGCCCCCTTCCTGTCCTTCCAGTACCGGGATCCCCGGGGCCGGGGCTTCACGGACATCGGCTGGGAGCTGTGGCCCGAGGGCTTCGGGCAGGTGCTGCGCGAGCTCAAGCGCTACGGGCTGCCCGTGTGGGTGACGGAGAACGGCATGGACGACCGCGGAGGCGAGCGCCGTCCGGCCTACATCCATGATCACCTGAGCCAGGTGCTCACCGCGCGCGCCGAGGGCGTGGACGTGCGCGGTTACCTCTATTGGAGCCTCCTGGACAACTTCGAGTGGCTCGAGGGCTGGGGGCCGCGCTTCGGCCTGTACCACGTGGACTTCGACACGCTCGAGCGCCGCGCCACCCCGGCCTGCCACTACTACAAGGAGGTGGCGACCACGCGGCGCCTGCCTCCGGTGATTCAGCCCAGCGCGGCGCGGTAG
- a CDS encoding HD family phosphohydrolase, with the protein MLPQTQPPESPDLNRRLKKLTSILDVTKAMSAERDLDLLLPLILYEASKVVEADRCSLFVLDRERNQLWSKVAQGSKSEIRLPVGSGIAGQVAETGEVINLPDAYADERFNRSFDTLSGYRTQSVLCVPMRDANGEVTGVIQALNKLNGQPFDSEDEELLLALGAQAAGAIENALLHEDINRLFEGFVSASVVAIESRDPTTAGHSGRVANLTVTMARALEHVHTGPYAHTRFSLSELQELRYASLLHDFGKVGVREPVLVKAEKLYPSEMDALQARFQLARKDLQLQSYRRRLAAARSRGTHHLEEIDAEEDARLAQETKRLDEVLEFVLTCNRPTVLAQGNFERLHELKHLRFEDSFGQERPLLIEREITSLSIAKGTLSDEERREIESHVEHTYRFLSQIPWTRNLRRVPEIAYAHHEKLNGTGYPRAVPDVSIPVQSRMMSIADIYDALTASDRPYKKAVPHQLALDILQREVKSGQLDADLFRIFVEAEVPQRTQKESHE; encoded by the coding sequence GTGCTTCCACAGACCCAGCCGCCCGAATCCCCAGACCTCAACCGGCGCCTCAAGAAGCTCACGTCCATCCTGGACGTCACCAAGGCCATGAGCGCCGAGCGGGATCTGGATCTGTTGCTGCCCCTCATCCTCTATGAGGCCAGCAAGGTGGTGGAGGCGGATCGCTGCTCGCTCTTCGTGCTGGACCGCGAGCGCAACCAGCTCTGGAGCAAGGTGGCCCAGGGCTCCAAGAGTGAGATCCGCCTGCCGGTGGGCAGTGGCATCGCCGGCCAGGTGGCCGAGACCGGCGAGGTCATCAACCTGCCGGACGCCTACGCCGACGAGCGCTTCAACCGCTCCTTCGACACGCTCAGCGGCTATCGCACCCAGAGTGTGCTGTGCGTGCCCATGCGGGACGCCAACGGTGAAGTCACCGGCGTCATCCAGGCCCTCAACAAGCTCAACGGCCAGCCCTTCGACTCCGAGGACGAGGAGCTGCTGCTCGCCCTGGGTGCCCAGGCCGCCGGCGCCATCGAGAACGCGCTGCTGCACGAGGACATCAACCGCCTGTTCGAGGGCTTCGTCTCCGCCTCCGTCGTGGCCATCGAGTCGCGGGATCCCACCACCGCGGGTCACTCGGGCCGCGTGGCCAACCTCACCGTCACCATGGCCCGGGCGCTCGAGCACGTGCACACCGGCCCCTACGCACACACCCGCTTCAGCCTCAGCGAGTTGCAGGAGCTGCGCTACGCCTCGCTCCTGCACGACTTCGGCAAGGTGGGCGTGCGCGAGCCGGTGCTCGTCAAGGCCGAGAAGCTCTACCCCTCCGAGATGGACGCCCTCCAGGCCCGCTTCCAGCTCGCGCGCAAGGACCTGCAGCTGCAGAGCTACCGCCGGCGGCTCGCCGCCGCCAGGTCACGCGGGACCCACCACCTGGAGGAGATCGACGCCGAGGAGGACGCGCGGCTCGCCCAGGAGACGAAGCGCCTGGACGAGGTGCTCGAGTTCGTCCTCACCTGCAACCGGCCCACGGTACTCGCCCAGGGCAACTTCGAGCGCCTGCACGAGCTCAAGCACCTGCGCTTCGAGGACTCGTTCGGCCAGGAGCGGCCCCTGCTCATCGAGCGGGAGATCACCTCGCTGTCGATCGCCAAGGGCACCCTCTCCGACGAGGAGCGCCGGGAGATCGAGAGCCACGTCGAGCACACCTACCGCTTCCTGTCGCAGATTCCCTGGACGCGCAACCTGCGCCGCGTGCCGGAGATCGCCTACGCGCACCACGAGAAGCTCAACGGCACGGGCTATCCGCGCGCCGTGCCCGACGTGAGCATCCCCGTGCAGTCGCGCATGATGTCCATCGCGGACATCTACGACGCGCTGACCGCCAGCGACCGGCCCTACAAGAAGGCGGTGCCGCACCAGCTCGCGCTCGACATCCTCCAGCGCGAGGTCAAGAGCGGCCAGCTCGACGCCGACCTGTTCCGCATCTTCGTCGAGGCCGAGGTGCCCCAGCGCACCCAGAAGGAATCACACGAGTAG
- the dusB gene encoding tRNA dihydrouridine synthase DusB has product MLRIGPYTLPNPFILAPMAGVSEMPFRVIAFQLGAALCPTELVSSQGLMRINQRTLKYLRFDPAVERPYSLQLYGGDPEAMARAAVIGKSHGAQIIDINMGCPVKKITKNGAGSALLCDPERAATLVRDVRAATGLPVTCKIRSGWDANQRNYLRMASVLFEAGCAALAVHPRTRAQAYTGQADWRVIADIKHHFPDQCVIGNGDVKTCADAHRMRETTGCDFVMIGRGALGNPWLFRELLGGPSPEPEERCEGVLRHFEAHMEFMGEPLSAVRTFRKHLAWYGHGLRGAAVFRAEVNQLDSADEVRDAVRRFFAAARADPQGPSEEQDVDYRAALG; this is encoded by the coding sequence ATGCTTCGAATCGGTCCCTACACCCTGCCCAACCCCTTCATCCTCGCGCCCATGGCGGGCGTGAGCGAGATGCCCTTCCGTGTCATCGCCTTCCAGCTGGGCGCGGCGCTCTGTCCAACGGAGCTCGTGAGCTCCCAGGGGTTGATGCGCATCAATCAGCGCACCCTGAAGTACCTGCGCTTCGACCCGGCGGTGGAGCGGCCCTACAGCCTGCAGCTCTATGGCGGAGACCCCGAGGCCATGGCGCGCGCGGCCGTCATCGGCAAGAGCCATGGGGCGCAGATCATCGACATCAACATGGGCTGCCCGGTGAAGAAGATCACCAAGAACGGCGCGGGCAGCGCCCTGCTGTGCGATCCGGAGCGGGCCGCCACCCTCGTGCGCGACGTCCGCGCGGCCACGGGTCTGCCCGTCACCTGCAAGATCCGCTCGGGGTGGGACGCGAATCAGCGCAACTACCTGCGCATGGCCAGCGTGCTCTTCGAGGCGGGGTGCGCCGCGCTCGCCGTGCACCCGCGCACCCGCGCCCAGGCCTACACGGGCCAGGCGGACTGGCGCGTCATCGCCGACATCAAGCACCATTTCCCGGACCAGTGCGTCATCGGCAACGGCGACGTGAAGACGTGCGCGGACGCGCACCGCATGCGCGAGACCACGGGCTGTGACTTCGTGATGATTGGCCGCGGGGCGCTCGGCAACCCCTGGCTCTTCCGGGAGCTCCTGGGGGGCCCGTCCCCGGAGCCCGAGGAGCGCTGCGAGGGGGTGCTGCGTCACTTCGAGGCCCACATGGAATTCATGGGCGAGCCCCTGTCCGCGGTGCGCACCTTCCGCAAGCACCTGGCCTGGTACGGCCACGGCCTGCGGGGCGCCGCCGTCTTCCGCGCCGAGGTCAACCAGCTCGACTCGGCCGACGAGGTGCGCGACGCCGTCCGCCGTTTCTTCGCCGCCGCGCGCGCCGATCCCCAGGGGCCGAGCGAGGAGCAGGACGTGGACTACCGCGCCGCGCTGGGCTGA
- a CDS encoding NFACT RNA binding domain-containing protein, with protein MALRPSELEQVVAEVSARLTGAVVQKAWCPLPRLVYLELRVPGRSVLLCLCAEGELARLSVAADRFPTPGEPAPFQRWLRQELVGLKLAGVSWSEAGREVTLHLQSDESRRRLVLELGSPGGLVLLAADSLRVLMLSGEGLAQRRALHPGGAWMPPEPLSPEAGARARAQPSRLVPEPGDFLPLAEAAERLLGPKDKASRAEIIRRRLALPYRARLKRSGRTLEKVRAEAARGAEAERHRELGELLTQNLYQLKRGATEVVLTAYTESGMEEVRVTLDPRRTPKEEVEWHFHQYRRLLRGVEHARQREAELAREVAHAREALRQVEEMDEASLLAQVEVLQQSAGADGPPEARPFKEYVGHGGQRIWVGKGGEDNDTLTFKVARPGHLWLHARGLPGSHVVVPLPKGVEVSQEVLLDAAHLALHHSGAKGEPRGEVSWVPVKFVKKVKGGAPGQVLYTREKTLVVRREPERLERLLKTRGGEAPASS; from the coding sequence GTGGCTCTGCGTCCCTCGGAGTTGGAGCAGGTGGTGGCGGAGGTCTCCGCGCGGCTGACGGGCGCGGTGGTGCAGAAGGCGTGGTGTCCCCTGCCGCGCCTCGTCTACCTGGAGCTCCGGGTGCCCGGGCGCTCCGTGCTCCTGTGCTTGTGCGCGGAAGGCGAGCTCGCCCGGCTCTCCGTGGCCGCTGATCGCTTCCCCACGCCGGGAGAGCCGGCCCCCTTCCAGCGCTGGCTGCGCCAGGAACTGGTGGGCCTCAAGCTCGCGGGCGTCTCCTGGTCGGAGGCCGGGCGCGAGGTGACGCTGCACCTCCAGAGCGACGAGTCGCGGCGGCGCCTCGTGCTGGAGCTGGGCTCGCCAGGTGGCCTCGTGCTGCTGGCGGCGGACTCCCTTCGCGTCCTGATGCTCTCGGGCGAGGGCCTCGCCCAGCGGCGCGCTCTGCACCCAGGGGGCGCGTGGATGCCGCCAGAGCCCCTGTCCCCCGAGGCGGGCGCCCGAGCGCGTGCTCAGCCTTCCCGGCTGGTGCCCGAGCCGGGGGACTTCCTGCCCCTGGCGGAGGCGGCCGAGCGGCTGCTCGGTCCCAAGGACAAGGCGAGCCGCGCGGAGATCATCCGTCGGCGCCTGGCGCTGCCGTACCGGGCCCGGCTCAAGCGCTCGGGGCGGACGCTGGAGAAGGTGCGAGCGGAGGCGGCGCGGGGCGCGGAGGCCGAGCGTCACCGGGAGCTGGGCGAGCTGCTCACGCAGAACCTCTACCAGCTCAAGCGGGGAGCCACCGAGGTGGTGCTCACCGCGTACACCGAGTCCGGGATGGAGGAAGTGCGCGTGACGTTGGACCCCAGGCGCACGCCCAAGGAGGAAGTGGAGTGGCACTTCCACCAGTACCGGCGGCTGCTCCGGGGTGTGGAGCATGCGCGGCAGCGGGAGGCGGAGCTGGCGCGCGAGGTGGCGCATGCGCGGGAGGCGCTGCGCCAGGTGGAGGAGATGGACGAGGCCTCGCTGCTCGCGCAGGTGGAGGTGTTGCAGCAGTCGGCCGGAGCGGACGGCCCGCCTGAGGCCCGGCCCTTCAAGGAGTACGTGGGGCATGGAGGCCAGCGCATCTGGGTGGGCAAGGGCGGCGAGGACAACGACACGCTCACCTTCAAGGTGGCGCGGCCGGGGCACCTGTGGCTGCACGCGCGGGGATTGCCGGGCAGTCACGTGGTGGTGCCGTTGCCCAAGGGCGTGGAGGTGTCCCAGGAGGTGTTGTTGGACGCGGCGCACCTGGCGTTGCACCACTCGGGCGCCAAGGGCGAGCCGCGCGGCGAGGTGAGCTGGGTGCCGGTGAAGTTCGTGAAGAAGGTGAAGGGCGGGGCGCCGGGCCAGGTGCTCTACACCCGGGAGAAGACGCTGGTGGTGCGCCGTGAGCCGGAGCGCCTGGAGCGGCTGCTCAAGACGCGGGGCGGCGAGGCGCCGGCCTCCTCATGA
- a CDS encoding excinuclease ABC subunit A, translating to MAAKKKTAKKPATKKTAKTAAKKTTRKSAAPRTAKKAAGKTTAKKATAKKTARKAPARKRTAKAPSEAAPAEDEG from the coding sequence ATGGCCGCGAAGAAGAAGACCGCGAAGAAGCCGGCGACGAAGAAGACCGCGAAGACCGCCGCGAAGAAGACCACCCGCAAGAGCGCCGCTCCCCGCACCGCGAAGAAGGCGGCCGGCAAGACGACGGCGAAGAAGGCCACCGCCAAGAAGACCGCTCGCAAGGCTCCGGCCCGCAAGCGCACGGCGAAGGCGCCCTCCGAGGCCGCCCCCGCCGAGGACGAGGGCTAG
- a CDS encoding acyl-CoA desaturase — MTASPSASAQDEKINWVASLPFIGVHLMCLFVFYTGVRPVDVAVCVGLYVFRMWGITAGFHRYFSHRAFKAGRGFQFFMALAGTLAVQKGPLWWAAHHRHHHRYSDQEQDIHSPLQKGFWWSHVSWILCDKYGETRYDSIKDYARFPELVWLNKLHALPGLLLAVALYFLGGFSMLVWGFFVSTTLLYHGTFTINSLSHVFGKRRYKTTDTSRNNWLLALITLGEGWHNNHHYYQNTANQGWFWWEVDLSYYSLKALSWVGLVKDLRTPSEQVKMAYLKYSPEERAALNAPMRTSWFAPVAARKKAAEQKMKAAEERVREALAAAADSLPSSAPTPQALLKRQ; from the coding sequence GTGACCGCTTCCCCCTCCGCGTCCGCGCAAGACGAGAAGATCAACTGGGTGGCATCCCTTCCGTTCATCGGCGTGCACCTGATGTGTCTCTTCGTGTTCTACACGGGGGTGCGGCCGGTGGATGTGGCGGTGTGCGTGGGCCTGTACGTCTTCCGCATGTGGGGCATCACCGCGGGCTTCCACCGCTATTTCAGCCACCGGGCCTTCAAGGCCGGCCGCGGCTTCCAATTCTTCATGGCGCTCGCGGGCACACTCGCGGTGCAGAAGGGCCCGCTCTGGTGGGCGGCCCACCACCGCCACCACCACCGCTACTCGGACCAGGAGCAGGACATCCACTCGCCCCTGCAGAAGGGCTTCTGGTGGAGCCACGTGTCGTGGATCCTCTGCGACAAGTACGGCGAGACGCGCTACGACAGCATCAAGGACTACGCGCGCTTCCCGGAGCTGGTGTGGCTCAACAAGCTGCACGCGTTGCCCGGCCTGCTGCTCGCCGTGGCGCTCTACTTCCTGGGCGGCTTCTCCATGCTCGTGTGGGGCTTCTTCGTGAGCACCACCCTGCTCTACCACGGCACCTTCACCATCAACTCGCTCAGCCACGTGTTCGGCAAGCGCCGCTACAAGACGACGGACACCAGCCGCAACAACTGGCTGCTCGCGCTCATCACCCTGGGCGAGGGCTGGCACAACAACCACCACTACTACCAGAACACCGCCAACCAGGGCTGGTTCTGGTGGGAAGTGGACCTGAGCTACTACTCGCTCAAGGCGCTGTCCTGGGTGGGGCTGGTGAAGGATCTGCGCACCCCCTCCGAGCAGGTGAAGATGGCCTACCTCAAGTACTCCCCCGAGGAGCGGGCGGCCCTCAACGCGCCCATGCGCACCTCGTGGTTCGCTCCGGTGGCCGCGCGCAAGAAGGCGGCCGAGCAGAAGATGAAGGCCGCCGAGGAGCGGGTGCGCGAGGCCCTGGCCGCCGCGGCCGACAGCCTGCCCTCCTCCGCGCCGACGCCCCAGGCCCTCCTCAAGCGCCAATAA
- a CDS encoding RNA polymerase sigma factor: MERFRLGDARAFDALFQRYARPIHGYLMRLTGQRAAAEDLSQQTFLSLVQARGRFQQGSRVKPWLYAIATNAAHDWRRRKRPEELTDEGELPTQVASEQGGPRDVGLERTVQRALAQLPEGQRIPIVLHRFEGMGFAEIAESMGLTETAVKVRAHRGYARLRELLAALQEETNG, from the coding sequence ATGGAGCGATTCCGCCTGGGTGATGCACGCGCCTTCGATGCCCTCTTCCAGCGCTACGCGCGGCCCATCCACGGCTACCTGATGCGGCTGACGGGCCAGCGCGCCGCGGCCGAGGACCTGTCCCAGCAGACCTTCCTGTCGCTCGTGCAGGCACGTGGGCGTTTCCAACAGGGCTCACGGGTGAAGCCCTGGCTGTACGCCATCGCCACCAACGCGGCGCATGACTGGCGGCGGCGCAAACGCCCCGAGGAACTCACGGACGAGGGAGAATTGCCCACCCAGGTGGCCTCCGAGCAGGGCGGTCCCCGGGACGTGGGCCTCGAGCGCACCGTTCAGCGGGCACTCGCCCAGCTCCCCGAGGGCCAGCGCATCCCCATCGTCCTGCATCGCTTCGAGGGGATGGGGTTCGCGGAGATCGCCGAGTCGATGGGGCTGACGGAGACCGCGGTGAAGGTCCGCGCCCACCGCGGCTACGCACGGTTGCGGGAATTGCTCGCCGCCCTTCAAGAGGAAACGAACGGATGA